GGATGTTGCGGAAGAAGGATGTCAGCATCCACAGCGTGAACGGCTGGTTGATGGCGACGAGCACGATGATGGCTGTCGGCAGGTGACCCCACAGATTCCATTGGAAGAATGGCAGGAGATAGCCGGACACCAGGGTGATCGGAGGCATGGCGCGGAAGATGAGCGCGAGGATCAGCAGCCAGAAGGCGTATCGATGCGGCGAGCGGGACAAAGCATAACCGCCAAGCGTGCCGAAAGTCAGTGAGATGCAAACGACGCAGACGACGACGATCAGCGTATTGATCGCGGCGCGCCAGAATTCCTCCTGGACCCAGGCACCGTAATAGCCCTCACCCGTGAAACGCCCACCTGTCTCGATGACAGTGAGCGGGCCTGTCAGGGCATTGATCCAGTCGGCTTTGGAGAAGAAATCTCCCTCGACCTTGAAGCTGCCCCAGAGCGTCCAGAGAAACGGGAAGGCTGCAACAATGATCCAGATGACCAAGAACAGTGTCATGGCGATTTGCAACACCGCAGGGCGGCGGTCGGCGACGCGGGCACTCATGCGTGTGCCTTTCCGAAGGTGCGCCAGGTGCGGACGAGCACCGGCGAAAGAAGGATGATGACGCCTGCTATGGTCAGGACCGAGGTCGCTGCCGCAGACGACAGAAGCCGCGTCTCTCCCCCAAGATCTGAATAGATGAAATAGCTCAGGGACTTCGCGTGGGCGCCCGCCGAGAAGCTGACGATCGGCTCGAAGACGCGGAAATTGTCCATGATCTTGATCAGCGCCATGAAGGTGGTAAGCGGCAGAAGGTGCGGAAGGATGACGTAGCGGATGCGCTCCCAGCGGCTTGCTCCGTCGATCATCGCGCTTTCCAGCGTGTCGCCGGGCACCGTCTGCAGCCCGGCATAATAGATCACGAAGGCAAACGGCGCAGATGACCAGACGCCATAGACGATCAGCATGATCCACATCATCGGCGTCGACGCTTTGACGGAGAGGCCCGGATCGCCTGCCAGCGCCTGCACCGCCGCTCCCAGAACCCCGCGCGAATCGATCATCCAGAAGAGGATGAGAGCGCCGACGAGTGGTGTCACGATCATCGGCAGAAGCGACACGAAGATCACCGGCCCCCGGAACAGGCGCGGCAAACCGTTCACGGCAAGCGCGATCGCCAATCCGAATGCGAGGGAAAGAGGGGTCACCAGCGCCGTATAGGTCAGAGTGAAGCTCAGCGCGTCATAGAAGGGCAGGTTCAGCACCTGATGCACGAAGCTGCCTATGCTCGGCGAATTCGCCCAGATCTCGCCGATCTCCGTGATGGCCAGATGGTTGCGATCCGTATAGATCCCCGGACCGACGAACCGACCCATCGGCTCAGCCTCGCGCAGCGCGCGTGTGGCCTCCTGATCGATCTGCGTTGCCTTGGTGCAGCCGAAAACCGTGCAATTCTCAACTTCGCGGATCACCTGCTCATGTGGCGCATAAACGGACTGCGTCAGCACCGAAACGATTGGCATCGCGATGAACAGAAGCATCGCCAGTGCCGAGGGCAGGAAGAACCACATGAATGTCTTGTGCTTCATGGTTCAACGCTTTCTGGATGCGGGGAGCCAACGGCCGGAGTCTTGTGGGGCCGGCCGTCGGCGAAGCGTCCTACTTCAGGAAGCCTTTTTCCTTGGCCGCCGCGCTATAGGTGGCTTCAATATCGGAGAGCGCGGTCTGCGCATCCGTCTTGCCGCTCAGGTAGCGGGCAACGTTCTCGCCGATGGCAGCATGCAGCAATCCCATGTAAGGCAGCATCGGATAAGGTCTGGCGCCGCTGGCCATTGTCTGCATGACGCCCTGATTGACGGCCGCAGGCTTGTAGCCCTCGATCATCCAGACGGCCTGGCCCATCGTGGTTTCATTGAGAAGTTTGGAGCTCGTGCCATTCTTGAGCGCAACGAAGGTTGCCGCAGCGTCAGCGTCCGAGATGTTCCTTGCCACCGTCCAGCCGTCCCACCAGAGAGCGGATGCCGGGGTCTTCCCGCCAGCCACCGTCATCGGCGCCCCGACCTTGGTATTCTCGTAAACCTCCGGCGCTGATCCTACCTTGTCGACCAGGACACCTGTGCGAGAGCCCCAGAAGTTCATCAGCGCGACATTGCCGGCCTCCCATTCGGCGGCGGTGGCATTGGAGTCATGCGTCAGGAAATCCGGGTTCATATAGCCCGTCAGCTTCTTCATCAGCTCGAGCGTCTTGACGCCCTGCTCGCCCTTGATCGATGCCGTCGCGGTGCCGTCCTTGAAGAACTCGCCGCCCATTCCGTTATAGATGTTGATGAATTCGAGGCCGAGATTGTAACCGGTGGCATAGGCGCCGCCGACCGGGTTCTTCATGATCCCGGCTGCGCGGATCTTTTCCGCCGCCTCCAGGAATTGTTCATAGGTCTTCGGCGGCTCCATACCGACCTTCTTCAGCACATCGTCGCGATAGACCAGATGCTGGGCATTCGCCATGAAGGCCACGGCGATGACTTTTCCATTGGCCGTGATCAGCTGGCGTTTCGGAATATCCTGCCCATATTTTGCAATCAGATCGTCGAGCGGACGGATAACGTCCGCATTCATCAGAGGGACGATCGAGGACGTCGCGACGATCGCAGCCGTGTATTCGGCCGGATTGCCCTGCATGCCGGGCAGATTGATCTTCTGGTGGTCGGCCGTGAGGTTCGACTTCACCGTGACTTTGCCACCTTCGCAGGCAGCCGTTGCGGCCTTCACCACAGAATGAATGGCCGGGAAATCATTCCCGACAATGGATACGCGCCCCGCGACGTCGCCACAATCGGCAGCGGCGCTGAAAGCGGAGATGCCGAGAATTGACGACGAAAGCAGCGCGGACGCAACGAAGCGCATTGCAAAAATGGTCATGTGATTACCTCCCAGTAACATGCCCGAAGATCCCTCTTCCGTCCCATCGGAAAGGATCGATGCAGCCATGTTGCAATTTTTGCAAACGTATGCAAGATTTTTTTGTGGGCGTAGGGCATGTGCAATTCGGGAGGAAATTTCGGTATGGCTTCAGCTTCAGCGAACGGGGCGGGCCCGTCATCCGCGCAGCGCAGAGCATTCCTCTCTTCGCTGCAACGCCTGGCGGAGGCCAGGCCTGAGGCTCTCGCGGATGCCCTATCGCGCACCGCTTGCGAGACTGCCGAATGGCGTGTCGCCCATCCCATCAACGCCTTGCCCGGCAATGACGCAGCCCTTTCGAAGCTCTGGACCCCCCTGAAGGCGGCCTTCCCGGACCTGGAGCGGCGCGACACGATTTTTGTTGGCGGGTCCTACGAAGGTCGAGACTTCATTGCCGCAGTCGGCCATTACTGCGGAACGATGCGCGGCGACTGGCTCGGCATCCCGGCTACGCACAAAACCGTCTATCTTCGCTACGGTGAGGTTTGGCAGATCGATGCAGACGGCCGTGCCATTCAGGCAAATCTGTTGTGGGATGTCTTGGATGTGATGCGGCAAGCCGGCGTCTGGCCGCTCGCGCCGTCGCTGGGGGTCGAAGAATTGTGGCCCGGCCCCATCACGGCAGACGGCGTCCGCCTGGAACTCTCACCCGCGAGGCTGGGAGAGACGAGCATTGCTCAGACGCTGGCGATGCATAAGACCCTGATGGAGCACGACGACCGCAACAGCCTCAACCGGCAAAGCCTCATCGACATGCCCCAGCGAGAGCACTGGCACGAGAAAATGATGTGGTACGGTCCGGCGGGCATCGGCACGACACGCGGGCTCGATGGGTTTGTCGATGGCCACCAGTTGCCCTTCCGTATCGCGTTCCATCGGCCGCAGGGCACGCATGATGAAGTCATGGCGGAGCGGCAACGGCATGGAGCAGGCCACTATATCCGCATTGGCGATGGCCCCTATTCCGTCACGGGAGGTTGGCCTTCCGTCTATGCCATGCACAAGGGCGGAGATTTCTGCGGCCTGCCGCCAAGCGGAAAACCCGTCTTCATGCGGGTCATGGATTTTTATCTGCATCATGAGGGGCTGATCCGCGAAAACTGGGTTCCGCTCGATATGCTCCATCTGCTGTTCCAGATGGGCGTCGATCCCCTCGCCCGCATGAGGGCCTTGCTGCGGCAATAGATGGCGGGCATTGACTGCCACCGGTGGCTCCTCAAACCTCAGCCGTTCCACCTCATCTCAGGCTCCATCACCATTGCTCCGGTAATAGCTTGGGCTCTCGCCTATCACCCGCTTGAAGGCGCGACTGAAGGAGGCTTCCGCATCATAGCCGAGCTTTTCTGCAACCGCAGCAACGCGCATCCCGTCCTTGAGCCACAGGCGGGCCTGGTGCATCTGGATCTTGGCCACGTAGCGGGCCGGCGTCACGCCCACAACGCGGGCGAAGCGCTCTGCAAATCCTGAGCGGGAAGCCCCCATCAGCTGGGCAAGTTCGGCCACGGTCCAGTCCCGATCGGGCTCCAGGTGAATTGCCGCCAGCACGCGGCCGATTTCGGGATTGCGCACAGCGGCGATCCAGCCGTTCGTGTCGCCGCAGCCGTGTTCGACCCACGTCCTGATGATGGTTGCCGTCAAGACATCGGCCAATCGTGCCAATATGCCTCCGGCGCCGACGCGATCCATATCCACTTCCCGTGCCATGGCTTCCAGAAGATGAGGAATGGCCGGCTCGCTCTTGGCAAGATCGCTGGTCATCATCACATCCGGCATCATCTGCAGAAGCGGGTGCATCTTGTCGATGTTGAAGCGCATGGACGCGGTCAGGGCGACGGTATCGCATGTCGTCGGAGAGCACTGCAGATCAAAGACGCCGCGGCAAACCTCCTTGCGACCATACCGGTCGAAGGGCAAAGGCTCGACATCCTCAGCACTCGCAATCACATGCGCGTCGCCCCGAGGCAATATGATGGCATCACCGGCATCCAGACGAAGCCAAGCTCCCGAAGGCGCCCGCAGCAAGGCTGAGCCGGACGAAATGAAATGAAAGCGCGCCGCCTCCTGCGCCGGGAAGGTCGTCGCCCAAGGCGCCGCCAACCGGCAACGGCCATATTCCACCCCGTCCAGCCTCAAACCACGCAGGATTTCGGACAGGGGATCAGCCGGAACGGCAGCAGCGAATTTGGAGGAAGTGTCAAGCATAACGGATTATCTAGCATAGAAGCGCCAGGCCGTCACGGATAATGATCGCTCCATCATCATTGTGAGATTAGGATTTTTCCATGCTCGGCACCTCTTCATCCCCCAGCGACGAGAACCAGACGGGACACGGCGTCGCGCATTGGGGCGCCGTCGTGTCCCTCACACTCGGCGTCTTCGGTCTCGTCACCGCAGAATTCCTGCCCGTGAGCCTGCTGACCCCGCTTTCCGCCGATCTTGGCGTCAGCACCGGTCTGGCCGGGCAGTCGATCACCACGACAGCCGTCATTGCTGCGATCGCAGGCCCGGCGGTCGTGATCGGCACCGGCAAGATCGATCGACGGTGGACGGTCCTTGCCTTGACGACGCTCCTCATCGTCTCGAGCCTCGTCGCGGCGGTCGCCAATGACATCTACACCGTTTTCTTCGCCCGCATCCTGCTGGGTGTCGGGCTTGGCGGCTTCTGGGCGATGTCGGGAGCGCTTGCCATGCGCCTCGTCCCGCCGGCTCTCATGCCCCGCGCCATGGCCATCATCATGGCGGGTGTTTCGCTCGCCACGGTTTGCGCCGCCCCGCTTGGAGCCTGGATCGGCGCCACGATCGGCTGGCGTGCCGCCTTCTATCTCTCCGCCGGAGCAGGCCTTGTCGCCCTCATGGCCCAGGCAGCCACCCTGCCCGCTCTGCCTCCGACAGGACATGCCGGGCTTGCGACGCTTGCGGCTGTCATGCGCCGGCCCGCAATCCGCACCGCCTTATTCACCATCGTGCTGTTCGTCGCAGGCCATTTTGCAGCCTTCACCTATATCCGCCCCTTTCTGGAGCAGGTACCACGGCTCAATGTGGAAACCATTTCGCTGATCCTGCTCGGCTACGGCATTGCCGGTTTCATCGGCAACGTGCTCGGCGGCATGGTGTCCGAACGCAGCCCTCGCCTTTCGATCGCGCTGTTCACCACCCTTGTTGCAGCATCTGCAGTCATGCTGACCGTCGGCGGCGCGTCGCTCGAAGTGGCGGCAACGGCCGTTGCGCTCTGGGGCCTTGCATTTGGCGCCTTTCCGGTCAGCGTTCAAAGCTTCGTTGCCCGCAACGCACCGGACGAAGCAGAAAGCGCCGGCTCGCTCGTGGTCACAACATTCCAGGTCGCGATCTCCAGCGGCGCTATTCTCGGCGGCGTGCTGATCGAAACCCAGGGTCCTGTCTCGGTTGTTGCCTTCCTGGCCGTTGCGGCCCTTCTGGGCGCCTCAGTCATGGGCGCGCGCAGCTACCCGGTCGCTCTTCACGGCAGCGGGTCCAAAATGTAGCGCCGCAACGTGTCGCCGATGACGGACACCAGCCTCTTGTGCTCGATCTCCGTCGTTGGAAGGCCGATAACGTAGCGCGTATAGGCAAGGCCCAGGATCTGGCTGGCAACGAGATAGGCCCGCTGGGAGGCAGTTTCAGGATCCGAGAGCGCCTCGATCATCGGCGTTACCTGCCTGCCCAGCACCTCTCTTATCCGCGCGGCGGCATCGGGATTGGTGGCGGCCGTGCGGATCAGGACGCGAAGCAGATCATCGTGCTCGTCTCCCTCCCAGCGCTTGAAGAAATGCATCGCAAGCGTGGCGCCAACGGCCTCCCGTCTTGTTTGAGAGAGATCCGGAAGAGCAAGATCGATCGAGACAGCCTCTGCAAACAGTTGATCTTTCCCGCCGAAGTAGCGGTTGATCAGGGCGGGATTAACCCCTGCAAGAGCGGCGATCTCGCGGACGGTGGTGCCGTCGAAGCCGCGCTCGGAAAACATCGTGCGAGCTGCAAGCACCAGCCGCTCCTTCGTCGCTTCGGCATCCCGGCCCATGATTGCCCTCAAGTAAACAAGCGTTGACATATACCGCATCATTGCGTAGTAAACGTCTGTTTACATCCTTTAAGGGGAAGTTCAATGGCCAGGTCATCCACCAAGGTATTGATTGTCGGCGCCGGTCCCGCCGGATTGGCAACCGCCATTGGCCTTGCGCAGCGAGACATAGACTTCATCATCATCGACGCCTTGCCGGAGGCCCGGAACACGTCGCGCGCAGCAGTCGTTCATGCCGCAACACTCGACAACATGGCCGAGCTGCACGTCGCCGACCGGATGGTCGCCCAGGGGATCAAGGTCCCGCACTTCCGGATCAGGGAAAAAGATCAGGTTCTGCTCAATCTGGATTTCGGCGTCCTGCAGAGCCGAAACCCCTATGCTCTGATGATCCCGCAGGACGAGACGGAACACATCCTGGTCGAGCGGCTGCGTGCGCTTGGACATGCCGTTGCTCGGCCGCGACGCTTCACGAGCTTTGACCGGCAAAACGGCAGGCTCCGTGCTGCTCTCGATGGAGAAGACGGCTCGACCATCATCGAGGCTCACCTGATCGTCGGTGCCGATGGGATGAACAGCGCCGTCAGAGATTGTGCGGCGATCGGCTTCCCCGGCGAGACCTACGGCTCCTTCCTGCTTGCAGACATCCGGATGGATTGGCCGTTAAACAAAGATGAGGTGACGCTGTTCTTCTCCCAGAGCGGGATGCTTGTTGTCGCGCCTATGTCTCATGGACGGTACCGTGTCGTCGCCCAGTGCCCGGATGCGCCGCAAGTTCCGACGGTGGCAGATATTGAAGAGGTGCTGCACGCACGCGGCCCGTCTTCCGGGGCTTCCGTAACCGATCTTCTCTGGGGATCTCGTTTCAAGGTTCATCACAAGCTTGCGGACCACTTTCACAAGGACGGAGTGGTCCTGGTCGGCGATGCCGCGCATGTTCATAGTCCTGCAGGTGGGCAGGGGATGAACCTCGGTCTTCGTGATGCTGTCGCGCTTGCTCAAGCGCTATCGGATGCGATCGACAGCGGGAGCAAGGATCCGCTGGTTGACTACGATGTTACGAGGCGAGCCAAGGCGCAAAAGGTTCTCCAGCGTACGGACAGGCTGACAGGGCTTGCGACAATGTCACTCCCGATTTCCCGCTGGGGGCGCAATCGGCTGATCGGGGCAGCAGGCGCGATCCGGCCTGTACAACGATTCATCGCAGGAACTCTCGCCGGGTATACATGAGATCGCGAACGAGAGAATGCGAGGCCCTGCCAACAGCGACCCATCCCTCTCTTCTTGCAGCGATTCAGACTTATTTAACTTCGTCCTTTCAGTCGTCTGTAAGTTAGATCTTGTAAAGGAGTAACTAAATCAATCGACGTAAGCCTTGCTGCGCTTGCCGAAGAGCCTCGCTGTGAAAGAAGCCATGTCAGAGCATACGTTTTCCGGGAAAGAAACAAGACGCCTCCAGGAACTTGTGAAATACAGATTTCTGCGCTCCGGAAATAATGCATCCTTCGATCACATCGTTCGTCTGGCCTCAAAAATCTTCAATGTCCCGACATCGCTGCTGTCGTTTGTCGAGACGGACATTCAATGGTTTGCGGCGCAGACCGGTTTCGAGCCTTGCGAGACGTCCCGGGATGTCTCCTTCTGTGCGCACGCCCTTGAAGGATCGGACGTGCTCGTCGTACCGGACGCATTGGAGGACCCCCGTTTTGCCTCGAATGCTCTCGTGACCGGGGCGCCCTTCATCCGCTTCTATGCCGGCGCGCCTTTGATCACGTCGAACGGCAACGTTCTTGGCAGCCTCTGTGTCATTGATCAGAAGCCACGGCCGGATTTTTCGCCAGAGGATCAGGAAACGCTGCGGGGACTGGCGAAACTGGCCATGGACCAGATGGAAATGAAGCGCCTTTCCGAAATGCGGCGGGCTGCTCTGTGCCTCAATCGCACCTCTCCGGATGCCATTCTCCACATCAACGCCGCCGGAACGATTACTTATGCCAACCGTGCTGCGCTCACGATTTTCGGCTACAGCAAAGACGAATTGATCAACGCGTCCATCGACCGGCTTCTACCGCCGAATCTGCAGCGGAAAATGGCGGCCGTCGTTCGGAAATTCAGACGGACCCAGACCGAATTCCTATCATTCTCGCCCATTGAATCCATTGGCCTGCACAAGACCGCGGGCGCAATTCCCGTCGAGTTCTCGGCCGGCATCTGGACGAGCGATACCAGTTTCTGCATGGGGGTGATTGTTCGCAATATCGCCAATCGCAAGCGGCGTGAGGCCTCTTTCGAGTTGTTGTTCGACCGCAACCCCATTCCCATGTGGATCTTCGATGCTGAGACGCTGAATTTCGTGGCATTCAACGATGCCGCCTGCGCCCTTTACGGCTATTCCCGCCATGACGCCTTGACGAGGAACGCTCTCGATATTCGGCTTCAAGAGGAACGCGAGGCTATCCGCCGCACGATTACCGAATTCGGCGAATTTTATCATTCCGACCGGGCCGGAACGCATCTGACAGCGCAGGGCGAGCGGTTGAAAGTTCTCACCTTTGCCAGGCGCTTGCGTCATAATGGCAAAGACTGCGTCGTCGTCGCCAATATCGACGTGACAAAGCGAGAGGAAGCAGAAAGCGAGCTGGCGAGCACAAAGATCTTCCTGAATGCCGTCGTCGAAAGCATTCCATCAATGGTTTTCGTCAAAGAGGTAGACAATGGCAGATTTGTTCTCCTCAACAGATCCGGCGAAGATCTATTGGGCGTGAGCCGGCATGATCTGATCGGCAAGACCGACTTCGATCTGTTCGACGCGATCGACGCCGAACGCTTTCAAGATGCAGATCGGGAGGTTGTCGCCTCAGGCGAACTGGTGACGATCGAAAACGAACGCGTCGTCACGCCCGCCGGCATCCGAGCGCTCCGGACGCAGAAAGTCGGCGTTCCAGACGCGGACGGCACGCCCCGCTACCTGCTCGGCATCTCCGAAGACGTGACGGAGAGACTGAAAGTGGAAGAGCATAATCGGCATTTGTCTCTGCACGACATTCTCACGGATTTGCCGAACAGGCATTCCTTTCAGACGGCTCTGCAGCAATTGCTGGCCGGCATGTCGCCCTTTGCTCTCGTGATGATCGACCTTGACCGCTTCAAGGCGGTCAATGACACGCTCGGCCATCACGCGGGGGACGAATTGCTGCGCCAATTGTCTCGCAGGATACTCTCCGTCATAGGCGAGAAAGACATTATTGCACGGCTTGGTGGCGACGAATTCGGAATGGTCCATACCGGTCAGGGCGTCAGCGAGGAAAGCGTCAGACATCTTGCTGAACGCGTCGTCTCGGCCATCACACAGCCATTCGTGGTCGATGGCCATACCGTGTCCATCGGCTGCAGCCTGGGGGCGGTCCTCAGCCCCGATCATGGCACGAAGATGGACGTGCTGATCAAACGCGCCGATCTGGCGCTCTACGCTGCCAAGTCCTCCGGCCAGGGTGGCTCCCGGCTGTACGAAGCTTCGATGGAGGAAAAGGCGGATCGAGAGCGGCTGCTCCGCGATGAACTGAAGTCGGCCCTTCGAAAAAACCAATTTTGCCTTAACTTCCAGCCCGTCGTCGATGCGCTCACGCAGAAGATCGTCTGCTGCGAAGCCCTTCTGCGCTGGCATCATCCCACGCTGGGGCCGATTTCGCCGAGCGAATTCATCCCGGCCGCGGAATCGTCTGGCCTCATCGTTCCGATAGGCCAGTGGGTTCTCGAACAGGCATGTCTGCAAGCGATGCAATGGCCGGAGGAGATCAAGGTTGCCGTCAACCTGTCTCCCAGGCAGTTTACGGGCTTTGCGCTGGCGGCCGGCGTGGCCCAAGCCCTGTCACGATCAGGGCTCACGCCCGATCGGCTCGAACTCGAAATCACCGAATCCGTATTTCTCTCCGACAGTCAGGACAACATCCAGATCCTGAAAGAGCTGAAAAGCCTCGGGCTACGCATCGCATTGGATGACTTCGGCACCGGATATTCCAGCCTCGCCTATCTCAGGAAATTTTCCTTCGACAAGCTGAAAATCGACCGGTCATTCGTCACCGATATTGCGACCTCGAAGGAGAATTTGGCGATCATACGCGCCGTCATCGGACTGGGAAAAAGTTTTTCTGCAATCGTAACGGCAGAAGGCGTCGAAGACCTTGAGCAATACGAGTGCTTGAAGGCCGAGGGCTGCGAGCAGCTCCAGGGCTATCTGTTCGGCCGCCCGCTGGATCCGACCGCCTTGAGCGCGCTGTTGTTGACCGGTGGCCGCGCGCGTCGGGCTGAGGCAAGACGCTGACTCTCCGGCGTGAGCGTAAGACATTTGCCTATGTTGCAAACTCGGTCGTTGGGGCGTCGACCTGAGCTGCAGGTGCGTATAGATTCGCGCGAGCGACCACCTGCAAGGAAGTTTTTGGTGAAATCCTCCGGCAAGTCCTCCCTGAAGCAGCAGCCAAGCCGTTCCCTCGAGGCGCGGATCTATGCGGTCTACTCTTCCTTCACACCGGCCGAAAAGCGCCTTGCAGATGTCCTTCTGCAATATCAGATGGAATTGCCAAGCTACACGGCGGGAGAATTGGCGCTGAAGGCGGATGTCTCCAAGGCGACCGCCGCACGACTGATCCGCACGCTCGGCTACAAGACCTATCCGGATGCGAAGCGGCAGATCCGCGCCGACCAGCATTGGGGCTCGCCCCGTGCCGGGCTTGCAGATCCAGACCGGGCGCCGTCGGAAAAGGTCTCCATCGCCACGACCGTGCAGATGGATATCGATAATATCCGAACCACCGCAGAAGGCCTCTCGCCGGAAACGCTGGAAGCCGTCAGCAATGCCATCGTCAAGGCGCGACGGGTCTGGATCATGGGTTTGCGCAGTGGCTACGGTCTTGCCCATCAGGCCGCACATTACCTGACGCTGATGAAGAACGATGTCCAGGTCCTGCCGGCTGGCGGTGCCAGCTATTCCCACGAGATTGCCTCGATCGCTCGGGGCGATGTCATGCTCGTCATCGCCTTTCGCCGCCGTCCACGCCTCTTGCCGACGATCATCAAGGAGGCACGCGCGGCCGGTGCCATCACGGTCCTGATCACGGACCTCAGTGCTGCGGCCAGCGCCAAAGCGGCCGAGCATGTGCTGCGTTGCCGCTGTCAGTCGCCCTCGCCGTTCAACTCCTTCGTGGCCGCGCTATCGATCATCAACTACCTCTCCTGGAGCGTTGCGACCGCAATGGGCGAGGAAAGCCTCAAGCGCTACGAAAAGATCGACCGGCTGGTCAAGCTGCTGGACGATGTCTCGACCCCGCAGACCAATACCGGCCGCTGAGCCTCTGCCCTCAGTCACTGCCGAGCACGTGCATCCGGGTTGGCGGCGCCCAGATACCGGATTTGGATGTCGACAGACCGCAGCGCACCAGCATTTCCGCCAGGCCAACGGCAGCGCTGACGCCATCGACCACGGGAATGGCGTGTTCACGCTGCAGCCCCTGGGCGAAATCCGCCATGCCGGCACAGCCGAGCGAAATGCCTTCGACACCCATGTCCTTTGCCTTCACGATCATGGCCGAGATCATTTCCACCGCGCCGCTGGCGGGATTTTCGAGCTCCAGCACCGGAATGTCGGTGGCAAAAACCTTCCGGCAGCGGCGGCCAAAACCGTAGCGGTTGATATTATCCTCGATCACCGGCGCCGACCGCGACAGAGTGGTGACAACGGCAAAGCTGTGGGCGACAAGGCTGACCGCGTGGAACGATGCCTCCCCGATGCCGATCACCGGTTTCCTGGCCACGGCGCGGGCCGCATCCAGCCCCGTGTCGTCGAAACAGGCGATGATATGAGCATCAACCCCATCCGCTTCGGCCGCGACGATCTCCTTCAGCAGCCTCGGC
The sequence above is a segment of the Rhizobium sp. SSA_523 genome. Coding sequences within it:
- a CDS encoding EAL domain-containing protein, which encodes MSEHTFSGKETRRLQELVKYRFLRSGNNASFDHIVRLASKIFNVPTSLLSFVETDIQWFAAQTGFEPCETSRDVSFCAHALEGSDVLVVPDALEDPRFASNALVTGAPFIRFYAGAPLITSNGNVLGSLCVIDQKPRPDFSPEDQETLRGLAKLAMDQMEMKRLSEMRRAALCLNRTSPDAILHINAAGTITYANRAALTIFGYSKDELINASIDRLLPPNLQRKMAAVVRKFRRTQTEFLSFSPIESIGLHKTAGAIPVEFSAGIWTSDTSFCMGVIVRNIANRKRREASFELLFDRNPIPMWIFDAETLNFVAFNDAACALYGYSRHDALTRNALDIRLQEEREAIRRTITEFGEFYHSDRAGTHLTAQGERLKVLTFARRLRHNGKDCVVVANIDVTKREEAESELASTKIFLNAVVESIPSMVFVKEVDNGRFVLLNRSGEDLLGVSRHDLIGKTDFDLFDAIDAERFQDADREVVASGELVTIENERVVTPAGIRALRTQKVGVPDADGTPRYLLGISEDVTERLKVEEHNRHLSLHDILTDLPNRHSFQTALQQLLAGMSPFALVMIDLDRFKAVNDTLGHHAGDELLRQLSRRILSVIGEKDIIARLGGDEFGMVHTGQGVSEESVRHLAERVVSAITQPFVVDGHTVSIGCSLGAVLSPDHGTKMDVLIKRADLALYAAKSSGQGGSRLYEASMEEKADRERLLRDELKSALRKNQFCLNFQPVVDALTQKIVCCEALLRWHHPTLGPISPSEFIPAAESSGLIVPIGQWVLEQACLQAMQWPEEIKVAVNLSPRQFTGFALAAGVAQALSRSGLTPDRLELEITESVFLSDSQDNIQILKELKSLGLRIALDDFGTGYSSLAYLRKFSFDKLKIDRSFVTDIATSKENLAIIRAVIGLGKSFSAIVTAEGVEDLEQYECLKAEGCEQLQGYLFGRPLDPTALSALLLTGGRARRAEARR
- a CDS encoding MurR/RpiR family transcriptional regulator; this translates as MKSSGKSSLKQQPSRSLEARIYAVYSSFTPAEKRLADVLLQYQMELPSYTAGELALKADVSKATAARLIRTLGYKTYPDAKRQIRADQHWGSPRAGLADPDRAPSEKVSIATTVQMDIDNIRTTAEGLSPETLEAVSNAIVKARRVWIMGLRSGYGLAHQAAHYLTLMKNDVQVLPAGGASYSHEIASIARGDVMLVIAFRRRPRLLPTIIKEARAAGAITVLITDLSAAASAKAAEHVLRCRCQSPSPFNSFVAALSIINYLSWSVATAMGEESLKRYEKIDRLVKLLDDVSTPQTNTGR
- a CDS encoding aspartate/glutamate racemase family protein produces the protein MRIAVINPNTTASMTERIAQAARRVASPATEIIGRQPATGPAAIEGPFDGALSVPRLLKEIVAAEADGVDAHIIACFDDTGLDAARAVARKPVIGIGEASFHAVSLVAHSFAVVTTLSRSAPVIEDNINRYGFGRRCRKVFATDIPVLELENPASGAVEMISAMIVKAKDMGVEGISLGCAGMADFAQGLQREHAIPVVDGVSAAVGLAEMLVRCGLSTSKSGIWAPPTRMHVLGSD